Proteins from one Bufo gargarizans isolate SCDJY-AF-19 chromosome 8, ASM1485885v1, whole genome shotgun sequence genomic window:
- the LOC122945488 gene encoding interleukin-17A-like, which yields MCMVGVLQKEKLFVFLIIDYWASQHLRFIKKSTIIFSSLLFLSLNCHVFGREEELPSAYEWDHPPVSSKGCSLPLDTTFPLRVKVEMKVSSGSSAQLMTDSIKSRSISPWEYSSNVDNNRFPLVINEARCLHHGCLDPEGNVDLSMNSVPIRQEILVLRREMRGCVPVYKLDKQLVTVGCTCVRPITQYLR from the exons ATGTGTATGGTAGGAGTGCTACAGAAGGAAAAGCTTTTTGTATTTCTTATAATTGACTACTGGGCATCTCAACATTTGAGGTTCATCAAGAAGTCCACCAta ATTTTTTCTTCATTGCTGTTTTTGAGTCTCAACTGCCATGTTTTTGGAAGAGAGGAGGAGCTACCTAGTGCTTATGAGTGGGATCACCCTCCAGTGTCCAGCAAGGGATGTTCATTACCACTGGACACCACATTTCCACTACGTGTGAAGGTTGAGATGAAGGTCAGCAGTGGAAGTTCTGCACAGTTGATGACGGACAGCATCAAGAGCCGCTCAATCTCTCCATGGGAATACAG CTCTAACGTGGACAACAACAGATTCCCGCTGGTCATCAACGAGGCCAGATGTCTCCACCACGGCTGTTTGGACCCTGAGGGAAATGTGGACCTCAGCATGAACTCAGTCCCCATCAGACAGGAGATCCTGGTCCTGCGTCGTGAGATGAGAGGATGCGTCCCCGTCTATAAGCTGGACAAGCAGCTAGTCACCGTGGGCTGCACCTGTGTCCGGCCCATCACCCagtacctcagataa